One segment of Streptomyces sp. NBC_01463 DNA contains the following:
- a CDS encoding Dabb family protein, producing the protein MIRHLVLFKLNDGVEREDPRVVAGAAAFRELPDKVPGLEFWECAWNITDRPIAYDFAINSAVADEAALKSYIEHPAHQAAAGQWREFATWVIADYPF; encoded by the coding sequence ATGATCCGCCATCTGGTCCTGTTCAAGCTGAACGACGGCGTCGAGCGGGAGGATCCGCGGGTCGTCGCGGGCGCCGCCGCCTTCCGGGAACTGCCGGACAAGGTGCCCGGGCTGGAGTTCTGGGAGTGCGCCTGGAACATCACCGACCGGCCGATCGCGTACGACTTCGCCATCAACTCCGCGGTCGCCGACGAGGCCGCGCTGAAGAGCTACATCGAGCATCCGGCCCACCAGGCGGCCGCCGGGCAGTGGCGTGAATTCGCCACCTGGGTGATCGCCGACTACCCGTTCTGA
- a CDS encoding mandelate racemase/muconate lactonizing enzyme family protein, with protein MSIITKVDIRLVNIEPEVLRTDASQTFVRQETVLATVETDDGLRGTGYSYTIGTGGSSVVALLRDHLAGTLIGADARGVEALWTKMLYATRATAHGALTALAMAALDTALWDLRCLRAGEPLWRLAGGAHSRLPVYDTEGGWLQLSVEELVANAKASRAAGLSGAKFKVGKPSAAEDAERLAAVRAAVGPDWQIMVDANQSLTGPEAIRRARTYEPLDIAWFEEPLPAEDVAGHERLARSTTVPVAVGESVYSVGHFAEYLGRGAAGIIQVDVARVGGITPWLKVAHAAEAFNVKVAPHFLMEIHASLACAVPAGMYVEHIPQLGAITRSALRIEDGCVVPPEAPGLGIEWDEDAIADLRVA; from the coding sequence ATGAGCATCATCACCAAGGTCGACATCCGGCTCGTCAACATCGAGCCCGAGGTGCTGCGTACCGACGCCTCGCAGACCTTCGTACGCCAGGAGACCGTCCTCGCCACCGTCGAGACCGACGACGGGCTGCGGGGAACCGGCTACTCGTACACGATCGGCACCGGCGGTTCCTCCGTGGTGGCCCTGCTGCGCGACCACCTCGCGGGCACGCTGATCGGCGCGGACGCACGCGGCGTCGAGGCCCTCTGGACGAAGATGCTGTACGCCACGCGGGCCACCGCCCACGGCGCGCTGACGGCGCTCGCGATGGCCGCGCTCGACACCGCGCTGTGGGACCTGCGGTGCCTGCGGGCCGGCGAGCCGTTGTGGCGGCTCGCGGGCGGGGCGCACAGCCGGCTGCCCGTCTACGACACCGAGGGCGGCTGGCTCCAGCTCTCCGTCGAGGAACTGGTGGCGAACGCGAAGGCGTCCCGCGCCGCCGGGCTGAGCGGCGCCAAGTTCAAGGTGGGCAAGCCCAGCGCGGCCGAGGACGCCGAGCGGCTGGCCGCGGTCCGCGCGGCGGTCGGCCCCGACTGGCAGATCATGGTCGACGCCAACCAGTCGCTGACGGGCCCCGAGGCGATCCGGCGCGCCCGCACCTACGAGCCGCTGGACATCGCCTGGTTCGAGGAGCCGCTGCCCGCGGAGGACGTGGCCGGCCACGAGCGCCTGGCCCGTTCCACCACCGTGCCGGTGGCCGTCGGCGAATCCGTCTACAGCGTGGGCCACTTCGCCGAGTACCTGGGAAGGGGCGCCGCCGGCATCATCCAGGTCGACGTGGCGCGCGTCGGCGGCATCACCCCGTGGCTGAAGGTCGCCCACGCGGCGGAGGCGTTCAACGTCAAGGTGGCCCCGCACTTCCTCATGGAGATCCACGCGAGCCTGGCCTGCGCCGTTCCGGCCGGCATGTACGTCGAGCACATCCCGCAGCTCGGTGCGATCACCCGCAGCGCGCTGAGGATCGAGGACGGCTGCGTCGTACCGCCCGAGGCCCCCGGCCTCGGCATCGAGTGGGACGAGGACGCGATCGCGGACCTGCGCGTCGCCTGA
- a CDS encoding MHS family MFS transporter, translating to MATSPSGQASPSGQEPAAGASMRRVIPAALIGSALEWYDFYLYAVASALVFNKVVFPVGNEFIGTLAAFSTLALGYFIRPLGGALFGSLGDRVGRRHVLVITLLVMGGATVLMAFLPTYEQAGFWSPAMLLVLRLVQGLGAGAEFGGSAVMSVEFARPRRRGLHGAWPASGVYLGLLLASAAMGGVASLPHDAFLSWGWRLPFAASVVVIGLALFIRLRLQESPAFKEVEREGEVMKAPLREVLTHERRGALVLIGTQVAQSVMAYLFLTFITAYVTDTLHMDDSAGPFAVTVGAAVALVTMPLFGALSDRVGRRPVLLFGTVFCAVYAFPFFWIIDSTRSRFGLTTALVIGLGLGVGAMFGPQGAYFAELFSARIRMTGLTFSREVGGALAGGLTPIIALSLVEWTGGSSWAVALFAVLACVVIGLPAVLLGPETRGRSLLAPTRAELEASTGLFEEAPRSAEADPEAAPFRAAGAAKR from the coding sequence ATGGCAACGTCCCCGTCCGGTCAGGCATCCCCCTCCGGCCAGGAGCCCGCGGCAGGCGCGTCGATGCGACGCGTCATACCGGCGGCCCTGATCGGCTCGGCCCTGGAGTGGTACGACTTCTACCTCTACGCCGTGGCCTCCGCCCTGGTCTTCAACAAGGTGGTCTTCCCGGTCGGCAACGAGTTCATCGGCACCCTCGCCGCGTTCTCGACCCTCGCCCTCGGCTACTTCATCCGCCCCCTGGGCGGCGCCCTGTTCGGCAGTCTCGGGGACCGGGTCGGACGCCGGCACGTCCTGGTCATCACCCTGCTGGTGATGGGCGGGGCCACCGTGCTGATGGCGTTCCTCCCCACGTACGAGCAGGCGGGTTTCTGGTCCCCCGCCATGCTCCTGGTCCTGCGGCTGGTGCAGGGGCTGGGCGCCGGGGCGGAGTTCGGCGGCTCGGCCGTCATGTCCGTGGAGTTCGCCCGGCCGCGCCGGCGCGGGCTGCACGGCGCCTGGCCCGCTTCCGGGGTGTACCTGGGCCTGCTGCTGGCGTCGGCCGCCATGGGCGGAGTCGCGAGCCTGCCGCACGACGCCTTCCTGAGCTGGGGCTGGCGGCTGCCGTTCGCGGCGAGCGTCGTGGTCATCGGGCTCGCGCTCTTCATCCGCCTCAGGCTCCAGGAGTCCCCCGCGTTCAAGGAGGTGGAGCGGGAGGGCGAGGTCATGAAGGCACCGCTGCGCGAGGTGCTGACCCACGAACGCCGCGGCGCGCTCGTCCTGATCGGAACCCAGGTCGCCCAGTCGGTGATGGCCTACCTCTTCCTGACCTTCATCACGGCGTACGTCACCGACACGCTCCACATGGACGACTCCGCGGGCCCCTTCGCGGTGACCGTGGGAGCGGCGGTGGCGCTGGTGACGATGCCGCTGTTCGGGGCGCTCTCCGACCGGGTGGGACGACGTCCGGTGCTGCTCTTCGGCACGGTGTTCTGCGCGGTGTACGCGTTCCCGTTCTTCTGGATCATCGACAGCACGCGCAGCCGGTTCGGACTGACGACCGCGCTGGTCATCGGCCTCGGCCTGGGGGTCGGCGCGATGTTCGGACCGCAGGGCGCCTACTTCGCGGAGCTGTTCTCCGCGCGGATCAGGATGACGGGGCTCACCTTCAGCCGCGAGGTCGGCGGCGCCCTCGCGGGCGGCCTCACCCCGATCATCGCGCTGTCCCTGGTCGAGTGGACCGGTGGCAGCTCCTGGGCGGTCGCGCTGTTCGCGGTGCTGGCCTGCGTGGTGATCGGCCTGCCCGCGGTCCTCCTCGGCCCGGAGACCAGGGGACGCTCCCTGCTGGCGCCGACCCGCGCCGAGCTGGAGGCCTCGACCGGTCTGTTCGAGGAGGCGCCCCGCTCGGCGGAGGCGGACCCCGAAGCCGCACCGTTCCGGGCCGCCGGCGCCGCGAAGCGCTAG
- a CDS encoding GntR family transcriptional regulator has product MPSEESAGSSQSPEPPRQVLADTVYEAIKAMVMDHEIAPEARVGIDALARTLAVSPTPVREALARLESDGLVVKRSQAGYRATALLTSQGLEELFDMRLLLEPEAAALAARHADEARLDRLEQLQESMRSLPGSGDRYAVYREFAALDQRFHETVAEAAGRPLLCDAVERLHSHLHIFRLSSIPGAGEPTHAEHDRIVRAILRRSPERAAEAMTDHLRSSLERQRGRRGRPA; this is encoded by the coding sequence ATGCCGTCGGAAGAGTCCGCCGGCTCCTCCCAGTCGCCGGAGCCTCCCCGGCAGGTGCTGGCCGACACCGTGTACGAGGCGATCAAGGCCATGGTCATGGACCATGAGATCGCCCCGGAGGCCCGGGTCGGGATCGACGCGCTGGCCCGCACCCTGGCGGTCTCGCCCACTCCGGTACGCGAGGCGCTGGCCCGGCTCGAATCGGACGGCCTGGTCGTCAAGCGGTCCCAGGCGGGCTACCGGGCGACCGCGCTGCTCACCTCCCAGGGGCTGGAAGAGCTGTTCGACATGCGGCTGCTCCTGGAGCCCGAGGCGGCCGCGCTGGCCGCCCGGCACGCCGACGAGGCCCGGCTCGACCGGCTCGAACAGCTCCAGGAGTCGATGCGCAGCCTGCCGGGATCCGGCGACAGGTACGCCGTCTACCGGGAGTTCGCCGCCCTCGACCAGCGCTTCCACGAGACCGTGGCCGAGGCCGCGGGACGTCCTCTGCTGTGCGACGCGGTGGAACGTCTCCACTCGCACCTGCACATCTTCCGGCTGAGCAGCATCCCGGGCGCGGGCGAGCCCACCCATGCCGAGCACGACCGGATCGTCCGGGCCATCCTGCGCCGCAGCCCCGAGCGGGCCGCCGAGGCCATGACCGACCATCTGCGGAGCAGCCTGGAGCGCCAGCGCGGCCGCCGCGGCCGGCCGGCCTGA
- a CDS encoding SDR family oxidoreductase, producing the protein MAEQTADTAAGTPAGAAGEFGSLTAAVTGGASGIGLATATALARRGATVVVLDLRTDRLPEGLHGESCDVTDRASVDAALASVGERFGRLDILVNNAGIGAQGTVADNDDAEWHRVLDVNVVGIARVTAAALPLLRASRHAAIVNTCSIAATAGLPQRALYSASKGAVLALTRAMAADHVRDGIRVTCVNPGTVDTPWVGRLLESAADPAAERAALEARQPTGRLVSAEQVASAVCYLASPLSGATTGTDLAVDGGMQGLRLRPEGTGNDR; encoded by the coding sequence ATGGCAGAGCAGACGGCAGACACGGCGGCGGGCACCCCGGCGGGCGCGGCAGGGGAGTTCGGCTCACTCACCGCGGCGGTGACCGGCGGCGCCTCCGGCATCGGACTGGCCACCGCCACCGCGCTCGCCCGGCGCGGAGCCACGGTCGTCGTCCTCGACCTGCGCACGGACCGGCTGCCCGAGGGGCTGCACGGCGAGAGCTGCGACGTCACCGACCGCGCGTCCGTGGACGCGGCCCTCGCCTCCGTCGGCGAGCGCTTCGGTCGCCTCGACATCCTCGTGAACAACGCGGGGATCGGCGCCCAGGGCACCGTCGCCGACAACGACGACGCCGAATGGCACCGCGTCCTCGATGTGAACGTCGTCGGCATCGCCCGCGTCACCGCCGCGGCCCTGCCGCTGCTGCGCGCCTCCCGGCACGCCGCGATCGTCAACACCTGCTCGATCGCGGCCACCGCGGGCCTGCCGCAGCGCGCCCTCTACAGCGCCAGCAAGGGTGCCGTGCTCGCCCTCACCCGGGCCATGGCCGCCGACCACGTCCGCGACGGCATCCGCGTCACCTGCGTCAACCCCGGCACGGTGGACACCCCTTGGGTCGGCAGGCTGCTCGAATCGGCGGCCGACCCGGCGGCCGAGCGCGCGGCACTCGAAGCCCGTCAGCCGACCGGGCGGCTCGTCTCCGCCGAGCAGGTCGCGAGCGCCGTCTGCTACCTGGCGAGCCCGCTCTCCGGCGCCACCACCGGCACCGACCTCGCCGTCGACGGCGGCATGCAGGGCCTGCGGCTGCGGCCCGAGGGGACCGGGAACGACCGGTGA
- a CDS encoding RNA polymerase sigma factor SigF, translated as MPASTAPQVPPQTVQAVQATRTPSPAAAETAQTVQTIQTETPDDTVAPARTRGADTRALTQVLFGRLQGLEAGTPEHGRVRTALIEANLPLVRYAAARFRSRNEPMEDVVQVGTIGLINAIDRFDPERGVQFPTFAMPTVVGEIKRYFRDNVRTVHVPRRLHELWVQVTGATEDLTTAHGRSPTTAEIAERLKISEDEVLACIEAGRSYHATSLEAAQEGDGLPGLLDRLGYEDPALAGVEHRDLVRHLLVQLPEREQRILLLRYYSNLTQSQISAELGVSQMHVSRLLARSFARLRSANRIEA; from the coding sequence GTGCCGGCCAGTACAGCGCCTCAAGTGCCTCCCCAGACCGTCCAGGCCGTCCAGGCCACCCGGACGCCGTCCCCGGCGGCGGCAGAGACGGCCCAGACAGTCCAGACGATCCAGACCGAGACGCCCGATGACACGGTCGCGCCCGCCAGGACCCGGGGCGCGGACACCAGGGCGCTCACCCAGGTGCTCTTCGGCCGCCTCCAGGGGCTGGAGGCGGGCACCCCGGAGCACGGCAGGGTCAGGACGGCCCTGATCGAGGCCAACCTGCCGCTCGTGCGGTACGCCGCCGCGCGGTTCCGCAGCCGCAACGAGCCGATGGAGGACGTCGTCCAGGTCGGCACGATCGGCCTGATCAACGCCATCGACCGGTTCGACCCCGAACGCGGCGTCCAGTTCCCCACCTTCGCGATGCCGACCGTGGTCGGCGAGATCAAGCGGTACTTCCGGGACAACGTGCGGACCGTCCACGTACCGCGCCGGCTGCACGAGCTCTGGGTCCAGGTCACCGGCGCCACCGAGGACCTGACGACCGCTCACGGCCGCTCCCCCACCACCGCGGAGATCGCCGAGCGGCTGAAGATCTCCGAGGACGAGGTGCTGGCCTGCATCGAGGCCGGCCGCTCGTACCACGCGACCTCGCTCGAAGCCGCCCAGGAGGGCGACGGGCTGCCCGGCCTGCTCGACCGGCTCGGCTACGAGGACCCGGCGCTGGCCGGGGTCGAACACCGCGACCTGGTCCGGCACCTGCTCGTACAACTGCCCGAACGCGAACAGCGGATCCTGCTGCTGCGCTACTACAGCAATCTGACGCAGTCCCAGATCAGCGCCGAACTGGGAGTCTCCCAGATGCACGTGTCAAGGCTCCTGGCCCGAAGCTTTGCCCGACTGCGATCCGCAAACAGGATCGAGGCGTAA
- a CDS encoding LytR C-terminal domain-containing protein, with protein sequence MGGKYRITGDKYPRMRRPRRRSKLVLAATASVVALGLAGWGTLQLIDVFTGGDKQASAADRTADCPSARPSAPAKVLPKPAKITVNVYNATPRGGLAKAAADELKKRGFTIGKVGNATAAYDKKVPGTALLLGAPAAVNGTLPVLGTQLAGAATKTDARKGADIDLIIGTKFKAFSTPQAAATALTALTKPAPAPSSC encoded by the coding sequence ATGGGCGGAAAGTACCGCATCACGGGTGACAAGTACCCGCGCATGCGGCGCCCCCGCCGCCGCAGCAAACTGGTCCTCGCGGCCACCGCCTCCGTCGTCGCCCTCGGGCTGGCCGGATGGGGCACGCTGCAGCTCATCGACGTCTTCACGGGCGGCGACAAGCAGGCCAGCGCCGCCGACCGCACGGCTGACTGCCCGTCCGCCAGACCGTCCGCGCCCGCCAAGGTGCTGCCGAAGCCCGCGAAGATCACCGTCAACGTCTACAACGCGACACCGCGCGGTGGACTCGCCAAGGCGGCAGCGGACGAGCTGAAGAAGCGCGGCTTCACCATCGGCAAGGTGGGCAACGCCACCGCCGCGTACGACAAGAAGGTCCCCGGCACCGCCCTGCTGCTGGGCGCCCCGGCCGCGGTCAACGGCACGCTCCCGGTGCTCGGCACCCAGCTGGCCGGTGCGGCTACGAAGACCGACGCCCGCAAGGGCGCGGACATCGACCTGATCATCGGTACGAAGTTCAAGGCGTTCAGCACGCCGCAGGCGGCCGCCACCGCGCTGACCGCCCTGACGAAGCCGGCCCCGGCACCGTCCTCCTGCTGA
- a CDS encoding fumarylacetoacetate hydrolase family protein has translation MQLMRVGPAGRERPAVRDGEGDIRDLAALTDDIDGAFLADDGIARVRAALAAGTLPVLPGAAGLRVGAPVARPSAVLCVGQNYAAHAAESGSEPPAAPIIFFKHPNTVVGPYDDVLIPPGAEKVDWEVELALVIGTRAAYLESAEDAARHIAGYAVSHDVSERAYQLDVSGGQWSKGKSCPTFNPLGPWLVPEADLPRGPQALTLRSRVNGEGRQDSSTADMIFGAHELVRHLSHYLTLEPGDVINTGTPQGVALSGRFPYLAAGDVVELDIDHLGHQRQRMRATPAS, from the coding sequence ATGCAGCTCATGCGAGTAGGACCAGCCGGCCGGGAGCGCCCGGCCGTACGCGACGGCGAGGGCGATATCCGCGACCTCGCCGCGCTGACCGACGACATCGACGGGGCCTTCCTGGCGGACGACGGCATCGCCCGGGTCCGCGCCGCACTGGCGGCGGGCACCCTGCCCGTACTCCCCGGCGCCGCCGGGCTGCGGGTGGGCGCCCCGGTGGCCCGCCCGTCCGCCGTCCTGTGCGTGGGGCAGAACTACGCGGCCCACGCGGCCGAGTCCGGCAGCGAGCCGCCGGCCGCCCCGATCATCTTCTTCAAGCACCCCAACACCGTCGTCGGCCCCTACGACGACGTGCTGATCCCGCCCGGCGCCGAGAAGGTGGACTGGGAGGTCGAACTCGCCCTCGTCATCGGCACCCGTGCCGCGTACCTGGAGAGCGCCGAGGACGCCGCCCGCCACATCGCCGGCTACGCCGTCTCGCACGACGTCTCCGAGCGGGCCTACCAGCTCGACGTCTCGGGCGGTCAGTGGTCCAAGGGCAAGTCCTGCCCGACCTTCAACCCCCTCGGCCCCTGGCTCGTCCCCGAGGCCGACCTGCCCCGAGGTCCCCAGGCACTGACCCTGCGCAGCCGCGTCAACGGCGAGGGCAGGCAGGACTCCTCCACCGCCGACATGATCTTCGGCGCGCACGAGCTGGTCCGCCACCTCAGCCACTACCTGACGCTCGAACCGGGCGACGTCATCAACACCGGCACCCCGCAGGGCGTCGCGCTCTCGGGCCGTTTCCCCTATCTCGCGGCCGGCGACGTGGTCGAGCTGGACATCGACCACCTCGGCCACCAGCGCCAGCGCATGCGGGCCACCCCGGCCTCCTGA
- the upp gene encoding uracil phosphoribosyltransferase has protein sequence MRIHVVDHPLVAHKLTTLRDKRTDSPTFRRLADELVTLLAYEATRDVRTELVDIETPVTPTTGVKLSYPRPLVVPILRAGLGMLDGMVRLLPTAEVGFLGMIRDEETLQASTYATRMPEDLSGRQVYVLDPMLATGGTLVAAIQELIKRGADDVTAVVLLAAPEGVEVMERELAGTPVTVVTASVDERLNEHGYIVPGLGDAGDRMYGTVD, from the coding sequence ATGCGGATCCACGTCGTCGACCACCCGCTGGTCGCGCACAAACTCACCACCCTGCGCGACAAGCGCACCGACTCCCCGACCTTCCGGCGCCTCGCCGACGAGCTGGTCACCCTGCTCGCGTACGAGGCCACCCGCGATGTGCGCACCGAGCTGGTCGACATCGAGACCCCGGTGACACCCACCACCGGCGTGAAGCTGTCGTACCCGCGGCCCCTCGTCGTACCGATCCTGCGGGCCGGTCTCGGCATGCTCGACGGCATGGTGCGGCTGCTGCCGACCGCCGAGGTGGGCTTCCTGGGCATGATCCGCGACGAGGAGACGCTCCAGGCGTCCACGTACGCGACCCGGATGCCGGAGGACCTCTCGGGCCGCCAGGTGTACGTCCTGGACCCGATGCTGGCCACCGGCGGCACCCTGGTCGCGGCCATCCAGGAGCTGATCAAGCGCGGTGCGGACGATGTCACCGCGGTCGTGCTGCTCGCGGCGCCCGAGGGCGTCGAGGTGATGGAGCGCGAGCTGGCGGGGACACCGGTCACCGTCGTCACCGCCTCGGTCGACGAGCGGCTCAACGAGCACGGCTACATCGTGCCGGGCCTCGGCGACGCCGGGGACCGGATGTACGGCACCGTCGACTAG
- the tadA gene encoding tRNA adenosine(34) deaminase TadA, with protein sequence MTEPPHPHDPSPPHDPVRNPWRAPMRRALDEADLAAAAGDVPVGAVVLAPDGTLLATGHNEREATGDPTAHAEILALRRAAASLGRWRLSGCTLVVTLEPCTMCAGALVQSRVDRVVYGARDEKAGAAGSLWDVVRDRRLNHRPEVIHGVLEADCAARLTAFFRDR encoded by the coding sequence GTGACCGAACCACCGCACCCGCACGACCCGTCCCCACCGCACGATCCCGTACGGAACCCGTGGCGGGCGCCCATGCGCCGCGCCCTGGACGAGGCCGACCTGGCGGCGGCGGCCGGCGATGTGCCGGTCGGCGCCGTCGTCCTCGCCCCGGACGGCACCCTGCTCGCCACGGGTCACAACGAGCGCGAGGCGACCGGTGACCCGACCGCCCACGCCGAGATCCTCGCCCTGCGCCGGGCCGCCGCCTCGCTCGGCCGGTGGCGGCTGTCCGGATGCACGCTGGTGGTCACCCTGGAGCCCTGCACGATGTGCGCGGGCGCCCTGGTGCAGTCCCGCGTGGACCGGGTCGTCTACGGCGCCCGGGACGAGAAGGCCGGAGCGGCCGGCTCGCTCTGGGACGTCGTACGGGACCGCCGGCTCAACCACCGCCCCGAAGTGATCCACGGCGTCCTGGAGGCCGACTGCGCGGCCCGTCTCACCGCCTTCTTCCGCGACCGCTGA